A single window of Apodemus sylvaticus chromosome 4, mApoSyl1.1, whole genome shotgun sequence DNA harbors:
- the Nhlh2 gene encoding helix-loop-helix protein 2 encodes MMLSPDQAADSDHPSSTHSDPESLGGADTKVLGSVSDLEPVEEADGDGKGGSRAALYPHPQQLSREEKRRRRRATAKYRSAHATRERIRVEAFNLAFAELRKLLPTLPPDKKLSKIEILRLAICYISYLNHVLDV; translated from the coding sequence ATGATGCTGAGTCCGGACCAAGCCGCCGACTCAGATCACCCCAGCTCGACGCACTCAGACCCGGAGTCTCTGGGCGGCGCAGACACCAAGGTGCTGGGCAGCGTGTCGGACCTGGAGCCGGTGGAGGAGGCAGACGGCGACGGCAAGGGCGGCAGCCGGGCCGCGCTCTACCCACACCCGCAGCAGCTGAGCCGCGAGGAAAAGCGCCGTCGCCGGCGCGCCACGGCCAAGTACCGCTCGGCCCACGCCACCCGCGAGCGCATCCGAGTGGAGGCCTTCAACCTGGCCTTCGCCGAGCTCCGCAAACTGCTACCCACGCTGCCCCCGGACAAGAAGCTCTCCAAGATCGAGATCCTGCGCCTGGCCATCTGCTACATCTCCTATCTCAACCATGTCCTGGACGTGTAG